ACAATCTGGCCACCAGTACCGTTCAGGAATATGATCCGGCCCTCAATTCCTGGAACAGCAAAGCCTCAATGCCCACCCCCTGTTACGAACTGGCGGCCGCTTATTTCAACAACCGCATCTATGCCATCGGGGGGGAAAAACTAGGCCGACTCCATCATCGGGACTACCGAAGAATTTCATCCGGCCAACAACAGCTGGGTCTTCAAAAGACCGATGACCAGACCAAGATGGAGCCTTACCGCTCAAACCGTTAACGGCTTGGTTTATGTCGTTGGGGGACTGTATAAGTCTCGTTCCAGATGTTATGTGGTTATGGAAATATATTGCCCTTTTACAGACTCTTGGGTTAAACCCCGAGGCGTTATCCGGCCCCCGTTCCCGCCGGTAGCCAGAACAAATGCCATGCCTGCCGTGGTCAATATTTATGAGAGTTTGAAGATGAATAATTTTGTTATTTCTGCGTATCCTGTCAAAATATAATCTCTGGGTCTGCCTTGGTGTCCGTTCGATGGAATTTATCCTGAGTTAATCGAAGGTCTCAGGGCATGCTTGGTGGCCTGAACTATTACGAATTTTAGCCTTGATGCTAAACGCACAAAACATTAAAACGGCATACGGAAACCTTCAGGTTTTGCACGGCATTTCGTTTGAGGTCGGAACCGGCGAGATCGTGGCTCTGCTGGGATCCAACGGGGCCGGCAAGACCACCTCTCTGGCCGCCGTCTCCGGCTTGATTCCTTTGGCCGCCGGCAGCATACTGTTTAACGGCCGGGACATTTCCCAGATCCCAGCCCAGGACCGGGTAAAGATGGGCCTGGTACAGGTGCCTGAGGGCCGAAGGATTTTCCCCGGGCTGACCGTGCAGGAAAATCTGGAGATGGGGGCTTACTCTGCCCAAAACTTAGGATTGAAAATTCAGGCCCGGGAACAGGTGTTCCAGCTTTTTCCCAAACTGGCGGAGCGGAAAAACCAGAACGGCGGCACGCTTTCCGGCGGTGAACAGCAGATGCTGGCTCTGGGGCGCGGCCTGATGGCCAGTCCCAAGCTGCTGCTGTTGGATGAGCCTAGCCTGGGGCTGGCTCCGATTGTGGTGGATAAAATATTTCAGACCATCCTGGAGATCCGCCGCCAGGGCATAGCGATGTTGCTGGTGGAACAGAACGCCCGCCGTTCGCTGGAGATCGCCGACAGGGGATATCTGCTCGAAACCGGGAATATCATACTGGCGGGCGGTGGCCCGGAGTTGTTGAATAACCCCAAGGTGCAGTCCAGCTATTTGGGGGCCTAGGACTCAGACAGTGGACAAAAAAGAGCGGCTGCCTTTTTAAGACGGCCGCTTTTTTAGTTGATAAAATATTTCCGTGCCCGGCCTGACCCCCGTCAAACTGGGTTTAACGAAGGGTTAAATTGTGTAGATTGGCCTTGACAGGATAACTATACTCTATTACCACGACCTTTAGGTCGTGGCGCCCTTGTAACGATATTTATTTGGCTTTAGCCACAATACTGTTCACTTTATATGAATTTTGTGGTATACTACCATTACTGTCCGGATATTAGTCAAACAACTGCAACTGGTTAGGGAAATGAGCCGGATTCAAATTGTAGTCAACCTGCGCCAAGGCCTGTAAAATGGGCGTTTTCTCGCCACACGTGACCGATAAAATTTGTAAAATTGTGTAGGGGTCTGTTTTCAAGCGAAGGCGCTTTCTGACGATGGCTACCAGGACATAGACTGTGATGGCGATCCATATCTAGGTGTGTATGGCATTGCTGCTGGTGCCATAGAATGCTTTGATCCGTAGATGCTGCTTGATCCATTTGAAGAACAGTTCGATTTGCCAGCGGCATTTGTAGATGGCAGCAATGGTCAAGGCCGGGATTTCAAAATTGTTGGTTAAGAACGTCAGCCGTTGACCGGTTTCACGTTCATAGTATTTGACCCGCCGCAGTTTGTCGGGATATCCCTGGGAAGAGTGATCGCTGTCCAACACGATGGTTTGATCACAGATCAGACCGGACTCCTGTTTGATCGGATGTGAGTATATCCGGTGGAACCTAAGGTTTGACTTGGCCCGGATGACAAAGTATGCATTTTCCCGGTGGATCCTATGGAGCCGCTCGAAATCAATGTATCCCCGGTCCATCACATAATAAGAACCGGGCTCTGGTATCAGCTCATCGAGGATGTTGACTTCGTGAACATCGGCAGCGGTGATGCGCACAAAGCTTGGGATATTGCCGTGCAGGTCCAGCAGGGGGTGGAGTTTGATGCCGGCCTTGGTTGTCCGAAACGATTACGCTTCGTTTGTCCTGTAGCCAACTGTTTATCAATGCGTTACACGACTCTTTTACGAAAACATCCGGACACTACTGATAATTCCCAATATCTATTTTCCAAAAGTCAGTGCATCCGCTTCAAAAAATAACCATGTACTTCAGAGACAACCGGCGCCAGGCCTTCCAGGCCTTTGCTTTCCTGGGATTCGGCCTGTATATGCTTATTTTGGTGGTAATGAGAGGAGGGGGGGGGTTCAGGGCCTATGCTTTTTTCTCGATAGTCCTGCCGCTTTTGGGATTGGTGCTGGGCGTGCTGATATTCACCCTGGGATTTGAACTGCTGCGGCAGAAGCGGCTGATGGAGAATATCCCCCGCTCCAAGGCCCGCTCGGCCGCCATGGGCCTATCCGAGGTCAAGGGAAAGGCTGCTCCCTATGTCTGGCTGAAAAGTCCGCTGACCACCACGGACTGCGTTTATTATAAGTTCCTGGTGGAAAAATACGTCCAGGGAGGCAAGAACAGCCATTGGAAGGTGGTCAACGAGGGTTGTTCCACCAATTTTTTCTACGTGGAGGACGAAACCGGCAAGATCCTGGTGGACCCGGTGGAGGCCGAACTGCATCTGTCTTCCGATTACAAGTACACCGGCAC
The nucleotide sequence above comes from candidate division TA06 bacterium. Encoded proteins:
- a CDS encoding IS4 family transposase, yielding MKLHPLLDLHGNIPSFVRITAADVHEVNILDELIPEPGSYYVMDRGYIDFERLHRIHRENAYFVIRAKSNLRFHRIYSHPIKQESGLICDQTIVLDSDHSSQGYPDKLRRVKYYERETGQRLTFLTNNFEIPALTIAAIYKCRWQIELFFKWIKQHLRIKAFYGTSSNAIHT
- a CDS encoding ABC transporter ATP-binding protein: MLNAQNIKTAYGNLQVLHGISFEVGTGEIVALLGSNGAGKTTSLAAVSGLIPLAAGSILFNGRDISQIPAQDRVKMGLVQVPEGRRIFPGLTVQENLEMGAYSAQNLGLKIQAREQVFQLFPKLAERKNQNGGTLSGGEQQMLALGRGLMASPKLLLLDEPSLGLAPIVVDKIFQTILEIRRQGIAMLLVEQNARRSLEIADRGYLLETGNIILAGGGPELLNNPKVQSSYLGA